A genome region from Panthera uncia isolate 11264 chromosome A3 unlocalized genomic scaffold, Puncia_PCG_1.0 HiC_scaffold_11, whole genome shotgun sequence includes the following:
- the LOC125936195 gene encoding uncharacterized protein LOC125936195, giving the protein MASSSSLVSGTGILCPHRPVIKHPSFVSVLCPLPTSTLSGAGWHLPPEFYLKCNVLSKSHTSETPAASAHTDSLGESLAEQWMGASFPRKHLCDHTATEVQRLCQTQHTANTRFYNTLASLSQYQQTGCSLGSTGTFACGEGIWPLLNALQAEELLLPVWHMDPSDPTACFWGFTLFPHQSTTRHRAPDFLTLLSTVYRILVVLRPSPFSLPVVLGNRFLIQSPASVFTLFLSFSAANFGKLFFLYFPDVPHSPLSLSFLCYNSSLPLVASLSHNSLLCTAYLLSFVAQVIQIVVLILRSIC; this is encoded by the coding sequence atggcttcatccagctccctagtctctggcacaggaataTTGTGCCCTCACAGACCTgtaatcaagcacccctcctttgtctcagtcctctgtccactccccacctctaccTTGTCAGGTGCTgggtggcacctccctccagagttttatctcaaatgcaATGTTCTTTCAAAatcccacacttcagagacccctgcagCTTCGGCCCACACTGATTCTCTGGGGGAgagtcttgctgagcaatggaTGGGTGCCAGCTTccccagaaaacatttgtgtGATCACACAGcaacagaggttcagagattgtgCCAAACACAACACACAGCCAACACCAGGTTTTACAAtactctggcatctttgtcccaataccagcaaactggctgctctctggggtccactgggacctttgcctgtggggagggcaTATGGCCTCTActaaatgcactccaagcagagGAACTGCTTCTCCCAGTGTGGCACATGGACCCTTCAGACCCCACTGCCTGCTTCTGGGGATTCACCCTatttcctcaccagagcaccaccaggcaccGAGCTCCAGACTTTCTGACTCTGctctccactgtttatagaatcctagTGGTATTGagaccctctcctttctccctgcccgtggttttggggaacagatttcttatTCAGTCCCCtgcaagtgttttcactctttttctttctttctctgcagcTAATTTTGGGAAACTGTTTTTCCTGTACTTTCCTGATGTGCCtcattctcccctttctctgtcctttctctgctataacagctccctacccttggtggcttctctctcccacaATTCACTTCTATGTACTGCATACCTGCTAAGTTTTGTGGCTCAAGTtatacagattgttgtgttaatcctcagatcaatttgcTAG